The Styela clava chromosome 2, kaStyClav1.hap1.2, whole genome shotgun sequence genome contains a region encoding:
- the LOC144419919 gene encoding alpha-(1,6)-fucosyltransferase-like isoform X1, translating to MEKDAVQTMQKHFKDYWTSISFTTLKNATEEGEKDASVLQDVYNVNYTDKLQDVKFPTLTNEKSNNERIKIRNLKKNAVQNMRKRFKEYWKSISSIILKNPTEEGKKDALALQDGFKVLDIRYEEIGNFFDDKIEVNNVYFNGTLTEFYIISNLLSDLKYYWLHISSVIKRLGLSSDMQEFVNNGYIKSKKELKNLIEESETIARKNMYDLQMYVQKRINELQNPNNCNGTSVYVCNMVNGAGFGSELHSILKCFLPAFKQQRTLIYYIKGWKYDPEGLKNLFAPLSDCDETQYTSLSNSQIVNGNAVYPTGYDFISIPEEISQFIIRNHADPFAWWIAQFIGYAMRIRPYIVNQLNITAQKINFTKPIAGVHIRRGDKIKWEAKKHEVEEYMFFIKNWFDEQNIEQRTVYVATDDDGVHQELKTKYPSYKFITTPTDTMQKGLCALQGIVKDIYLLSQCDFVACPGSSNICHLVYELFSFHHHDASTRWQSIDHMYYLNDAIFPYVAISDHSARKDRSEINFRKGDIIKVTHGCPTDGFINSENTNSREKGRVPLYKLRSKPSIDSFPILHRPS from the exons ATGGAGAAGGATGCTGTACAAACGATGCAAAAGCATTTTAAAGATTACTGGACATCAATTTCTTTTACCACATTAAAAAACGCGACAGAAGAAGGGGAAAAAGATGCATCGGTACTTCAGGACGTGTACAA CGTCAACTACACGGACAAGTTGCAGGACGTGAAATTTCCAACGCTGACGAATGAGAAGTCAAATAACGAAAG aatcaaaattcgaaatttgaaaaagaatgcTGTACAAAACATGCGAAAACGATTCAAAGAGTACTGGAAATCAATTTCTTCTATCATATTAAAAAACCCGACTGAAGAAGGGAAAAAAGATGCATTGGCACTTCAGGATGGTTTCAA AGTTTTGGACATTCGATATGAAGAAATAGGAAACTTTTTTGACGATAAAATTGAAGTAAATAACGTCTACTTCAACGGAACT TTAACCGAATTCTACATTATCTCAAACCTTCTTTCTGATCTGAAATACTACTGGTTGCATATATCATCGGTAATTAAAAGATTAGGTCTTTCAAGCGACATGCAAGAATTTGTGAACAATGGATACAT aaaatcaaaaaaagaaCTTAAAAACCTGATTGAAGAATCTGAAACGATCGCCCGTAAAAATATGTATGACTTGCAGATGTACGTTCAAAAAAGAATAAACGAGCTGCAG AATCCAAACAATTGCAACGGTACATCAGTTTATGTATGTAATATGGTAAATGGAGCTGGATTTGGCAGCGAGTTGCACAGCATACTCAAATGTTTTCTACCGGCGTTTAAACAACAAAGAACAttgatttattatattaaagGATGGAAATATGATCCCGAAGGATTGAAGAATCTCTTTGCCCCACTCAGTGATTGTGACGAAACACAATATACAA GTCTGAGTAACTCACAAATTGTGAATGGCAATGCCGTTTATCCAACTGGATACGACTTTATATCAATTCCAGAGGAAATATCtcaatttattattcgaaatCATGCGGATCCATTTGCCTGGTGGATCGCGCAATTCATTGGATATGCGATGAGAATAAGGCCTTACATTGTGAATCAACTTAACATCACCGCTCAGAAAATAAACTTTACTAAACCCATAGCCGG AGTTCATATTCGTCGTGGAGACAAAATAAAATGGGAGGCAAAGAAACACGAAGTAGAAGAATATatgttttttataaaaaattggtTCGACGaacaaaatatagaacaaaGAACTGTATATGTAGCAACTGATGACGATGGAGTTCATCAGGAATTGAAAACGAA ATATCCTTCATACAAATTCATCACAACCCCAACTGACACTATGCAAAAAGGACTTTGTGCTCTTCAGGGAATAGTCAAGGACATATATCTACTTTCACAATGCGATTTTGTGGCATGCCCCGGTTCTTCCAAT ATATGCCACCTCGTTTACGAATTATTCAGCTTTCATCATCACGACGCATCTACCAGGTGGCAATCAATAGACCATATGTATTATTTGAATGATGCAATATTTCCATACGTTGCAATATCTGACCATTCGGCGAGGAAAGATAGAAGTGAGATAAATTTTAGAAAGGGTGATATTATTAAAGTGACTCATGGTTGTCCCACAGATGGGTTCATAAATAGCGAGAATACCAACAGTCGCGAAAAAGGAAGAGTTCCATTGTATAAACTAAGATCGAAGCCATCGATTGATAGTTTTCCGATTCTCCATAGACCTTCATAG
- the LOC144419919 gene encoding alpha-(1,6)-fucosyltransferase-like isoform X2, which translates to MEPLSVNYTDKLQDVKFPTLTNEKSNNERIKIRNLKKNAVQNMRKRFKEYWKSISSIILKNPTEEGKKDALALQDGFKVLDIRYEEIGNFFDDKIEVNNVYFNGTLTEFYIISNLLSDLKYYWLHISSVIKRLGLSSDMQEFVNNGYIKSKKELKNLIEESETIARKNMYDLQMYVQKRINELQNPNNCNGTSVYVCNMVNGAGFGSELHSILKCFLPAFKQQRTLIYYIKGWKYDPEGLKNLFAPLSDCDETQYTSLSNSQIVNGNAVYPTGYDFISIPEEISQFIIRNHADPFAWWIAQFIGYAMRIRPYIVNQLNITAQKINFTKPIAGVHIRRGDKIKWEAKKHEVEEYMFFIKNWFDEQNIEQRTVYVATDDDGVHQELKTKYPSYKFITTPTDTMQKGLCALQGIVKDIYLLSQCDFVACPGSSNICHLVYELFSFHHHDASTRWQSIDHMYYLNDAIFPYVAISDHSARKDRSEINFRKGDIIKVTHGCPTDGFINSENTNSREKGRVPLYKLRSKPSIDSFPILHRPS; encoded by the exons ATGGAACCTTTAAGCGTCAACTACACGGACAAGTTGCAGGACGTGAAATTTCCAACGCTGACGAATGAGAAGTCAAATAACGAAAG aatcaaaattcgaaatttgaaaaagaatgcTGTACAAAACATGCGAAAACGATTCAAAGAGTACTGGAAATCAATTTCTTCTATCATATTAAAAAACCCGACTGAAGAAGGGAAAAAAGATGCATTGGCACTTCAGGATGGTTTCAA AGTTTTGGACATTCGATATGAAGAAATAGGAAACTTTTTTGACGATAAAATTGAAGTAAATAACGTCTACTTCAACGGAACT TTAACCGAATTCTACATTATCTCAAACCTTCTTTCTGATCTGAAATACTACTGGTTGCATATATCATCGGTAATTAAAAGATTAGGTCTTTCAAGCGACATGCAAGAATTTGTGAACAATGGATACAT aaaatcaaaaaaagaaCTTAAAAACCTGATTGAAGAATCTGAAACGATCGCCCGTAAAAATATGTATGACTTGCAGATGTACGTTCAAAAAAGAATAAACGAGCTGCAG AATCCAAACAATTGCAACGGTACATCAGTTTATGTATGTAATATGGTAAATGGAGCTGGATTTGGCAGCGAGTTGCACAGCATACTCAAATGTTTTCTACCGGCGTTTAAACAACAAAGAACAttgatttattatattaaagGATGGAAATATGATCCCGAAGGATTGAAGAATCTCTTTGCCCCACTCAGTGATTGTGACGAAACACAATATACAA GTCTGAGTAACTCACAAATTGTGAATGGCAATGCCGTTTATCCAACTGGATACGACTTTATATCAATTCCAGAGGAAATATCtcaatttattattcgaaatCATGCGGATCCATTTGCCTGGTGGATCGCGCAATTCATTGGATATGCGATGAGAATAAGGCCTTACATTGTGAATCAACTTAACATCACCGCTCAGAAAATAAACTTTACTAAACCCATAGCCGG AGTTCATATTCGTCGTGGAGACAAAATAAAATGGGAGGCAAAGAAACACGAAGTAGAAGAATATatgttttttataaaaaattggtTCGACGaacaaaatatagaacaaaGAACTGTATATGTAGCAACTGATGACGATGGAGTTCATCAGGAATTGAAAACGAA ATATCCTTCATACAAATTCATCACAACCCCAACTGACACTATGCAAAAAGGACTTTGTGCTCTTCAGGGAATAGTCAAGGACATATATCTACTTTCACAATGCGATTTTGTGGCATGCCCCGGTTCTTCCAAT ATATGCCACCTCGTTTACGAATTATTCAGCTTTCATCATCACGACGCATCTACCAGGTGGCAATCAATAGACCATATGTATTATTTGAATGATGCAATATTTCCATACGTTGCAATATCTGACCATTCGGCGAGGAAAGATAGAAGTGAGATAAATTTTAGAAAGGGTGATATTATTAAAGTGACTCATGGTTGTCCCACAGATGGGTTCATAAATAGCGAGAATACCAACAGTCGCGAAAAAGGAAGAGTTCCATTGTATAAACTAAGATCGAAGCCATCGATTGATAGTTTTCCGATTCTCCATAGACCTTCATAG
- the LOC144419920 gene encoding protein rolling stone-like: protein MATSCGYEFQSKHLRFESANENNFYEFQWSKKKLYFVLYRAFTLLYHWGWLIASWVFAKEDIAYTASNWSFFFTGIYFLCAFITALYGLIARNDHKVENQEAPNTGMSHKTENPAGLRFFHKVTWFFQVQAIDFVIFVTVLYWALLAPDVPAETLRMPIGQHKHSVQGIMLLIDIFVVSIPTRWIQFVYSALFALFYAINTVIVHFAGINSQIYGFLDFVNSPGIVAGVLLMNVFVVPIILHTITFAFYHLKMLIYRCTLGKKQRMSDQPATFNTGHDNVAFSS, encoded by the exons atggCTACAAGCTGTGGATACGAGTTTCAATCAAAGCATCTGCGATTCGAAAGCGCGaacgaaaacaatttttacgAATTTCAA TGGTCAAagaagaaattatattttgttttgtatcgTGCTTTCACCCTGCTCTATCACTGGGGCTGGTTAATAGCAAGCTGGGTGTTTGCCAAAGAAGACATTGCTTACACTGCAAGTAATTGGAGTTTTTTCTTTACCGGCATTTATTTCTTATGCGCGTTTATCACTGCATTATATGGACTAATTGCGCGAAACGACCATAAAGTCGAAAATCAAGAAGCACCAAATACCGGCATGTCACATAAAACAGAAAATCCAG ctggACTGAGATTCTTCCACAAAGTTACTTGGTTCTTTCAGGTACAAGCaattgattttgttattttcgtCACAGTTCTGTACTGGGCACTTCTGGCACCGGATGTCCCAGCAGAAACACTGAGAATGCCTATCGGCCAACATAAACATAGTGTGCAAGGGATAATGCTTCTGATAGATATTTTTGTAGTCTCTATTCCCACACGTTGGATACAGTTTGTTTACAGTGCCTTGTTTGCATTGTTCTACGCAATCAACACAGTTATCGTACACTTTGCCGGAATAAACTCCCAAATATACGGATTTCTCGATTTTGTCAACTCCCCCGGCATAGTGGCAGGAGTTCTTCTTATGAATGTATTTGTGGTGCCTATCATATTGCACACAATCACATTTGCATTTTATCATCTGAAGATGTTGATTTATCGCTGCACACTTGGAAAGAAGCAGAGAATGTCCGATCAACCAGCTACATTCAATACGGGGCATGACAATGTTGCCTTTTCATCGTGA